One Streptomyces sp. NBC_01217 genomic region harbors:
- a CDS encoding acyltransferase: MNYRVQPTAQVDDSAEIGAGSSVWELAQIREGARLGEGCVVGRGAYVGTGVQIGNNVKLQNYALVYEPAELADGVFVGPAAVFTNDHNPRSVDPDGKQKRGGDWEAVGVKVAEGASVGARSVCVAPVHIGRWAMVAAGAVVTRDVPDFALVVGVPARQVGWVGRAGVKLVARDGEQDVWECPQTGALYEEKAGVLTERTP; encoded by the coding sequence GTGAATTACAGGGTCCAGCCCACCGCCCAGGTCGACGACTCCGCCGAGATCGGGGCCGGGAGCAGCGTCTGGGAGCTCGCCCAGATCCGCGAAGGGGCCCGCCTCGGGGAGGGCTGCGTGGTCGGCCGCGGTGCCTATGTCGGCACCGGCGTCCAGATCGGCAACAACGTCAAGCTGCAGAACTACGCCCTCGTGTACGAGCCGGCCGAACTCGCCGACGGCGTCTTTGTCGGCCCGGCAGCGGTCTTCACCAACGACCACAACCCACGCTCCGTCGACCCCGACGGCAAGCAGAAGCGCGGCGGTGACTGGGAGGCCGTCGGCGTCAAGGTCGCCGAGGGCGCCTCAGTCGGCGCCCGCTCGGTGTGCGTCGCCCCGGTCCACATCGGCCGCTGGGCAATGGTCGCGGCCGGCGCAGTGGTCACCCGCGATGTCCCGGACTTCGCTCTGGTAGTCGGTGTCCCGGCCCGACAGGTCGGTTGGGTGGGCCGTGCAGGCGTGAAGCTCGTGGCGCGCGATGGCGAGCAGGACGTCTGGGAATGCCCGCAGACCGGTGCGCTGTACGAGGAGAAGGCCGGGGTGCTGACGGAGCGCACTCCATAG
- a CDS encoding bifunctional cytidylyltransferase/SDR family oxidoreductase translates to MSAQHIAKARTTAVVLAGGTGQRVGLSIPKQLLKIAGKAVIEHTLSIFQQADSIDDIIVLMAPGYVPDVEKIVAKAGLTKVTRVIEGGSTRNETTERAIAALGEGLAEGEDRNVLFHDAVRPLLSQRVIKDCVDALDRYQAVDVAIPSADTIIVTRTHGGDGEFITDVPDRSRLRRGQTPQAFKLSTIRRAYEVAAGDPNFQATDDCSVVLKYLPDVPIYVVAGDEYNMKVTQPVDVFIADKLFQLASTAVPQPTDDAAYRELLTGKTLVVFGGSYGIGADIATLAESYGATVYALGRSTTGTHVENPEHIDDALSKAYADTGRVDYVINTAGVLRIGKLAETDNTTIQEALNVNYLAPVQIARASYKYLAETKGQLLLYTSSSYTRGRAEYSLYSSTKAAMVNLTQALSDEWAGDGVRVNCVNPERTATPMRTKAFGDEPAGTLLSSEAVARTSLDVLLSEMTGHVIDVRQQDPTRGASEASDFEQALAAVLDRQADV, encoded by the coding sequence GTGTCTGCTCAGCACATAGCCAAAGCCCGAACCACAGCAGTCGTGCTCGCCGGCGGCACCGGCCAGCGCGTGGGTCTGTCCATCCCCAAGCAGCTGCTGAAGATCGCGGGCAAGGCCGTCATCGAGCACACACTGTCGATCTTCCAGCAGGCCGACTCCATCGACGACATCATCGTGCTGATGGCGCCGGGCTATGTGCCCGACGTGGAGAAGATCGTCGCCAAGGCCGGACTGACCAAGGTCACCAGGGTGATCGAGGGCGGCTCCACCCGTAACGAGACCACCGAGCGTGCCATCGCGGCGCTCGGCGAGGGCCTGGCCGAGGGCGAGGACCGCAACGTCCTCTTCCACGACGCCGTGCGCCCCCTGCTCTCGCAGCGCGTCATCAAGGACTGCGTCGACGCCCTGGACCGCTACCAGGCCGTCGACGTCGCCATCCCGTCCGCGGACACGATCATCGTGACCCGCACCCATGGCGGCGACGGCGAGTTCATCACCGACGTGCCCGACCGCTCGCGGCTGCGCCGCGGCCAGACTCCGCAGGCCTTCAAGCTCTCCACCATCCGCAGGGCGTACGAGGTCGCCGCGGGCGACCCGAACTTCCAGGCCACCGACGACTGCTCGGTCGTCCTGAAGTACCTCCCCGACGTACCGATCTACGTCGTCGCGGGCGACGAGTACAACATGAAGGTGACCCAGCCGGTCGACGTCTTCATCGCGGACAAGCTCTTCCAGCTGGCCTCCACGGCCGTCCCGCAGCCGACCGACGACGCCGCCTACCGTGAGCTGCTCACCGGCAAGACCCTTGTCGTCTTCGGCGGCTCGTACGGCATCGGCGCGGACATCGCGACACTCGCCGAGTCCTACGGCGCCACCGTCTACGCCCTGGGCCGCTCCACCACCGGTACGCACGTGGAGAACCCGGAGCACATCGACGACGCGCTCTCCAAGGCGTACGCCGACACCGGCCGCGTCGACTACGTGATCAACACCGCGGGCGTCCTGCGCATCGGCAAGCTGGCCGAGACGGACAACACGACCATCCAGGAAGCGCTGAACGTCAACTACCTGGCACCCGTGCAGATCGCCCGTGCCTCGTACAAGTACCTCGCCGAGACCAAGGGCCAGCTGCTGCTCTACACCTCCAGCAGCTACACCCGGGGCCGCGCGGAGTACAGCCTCTACTCCTCGACCAAGGCCGCCATGGTCAACCTCACCCAGGCGCTCTCGGACGAGTGGGCGGGCGACGGAGTGCGGGTGAACTGCGTGAACCCCGAGCGGACCGCCACGCCGATGCGCACCAAGGCATTCGGCGACGAGCCCGCGGGCACGCTGCTCTCCTCCGAGGCGGTCGCCAGGACCTCCCTGGACGTCCTGCTCTCCGAGATGACCGGCCATGTCATCGACGTAAGGCAGCAGGACCCGACGCGTGGTGCATCCGAGGCATCGGACTTCGAACAGGCCCTGGCCGCTGTGCTGGATCGACAGGCCGATGTGTAA
- the galE gene encoding UDP-glucose 4-epimerase GalE, which translates to MTWLITGGAGYIGSHVVKEMASREPVVVFDDLSTGRAERLPEGVPLVVGSVLDRELLDQVLAGRGVTGIVHIAGKKQVAESVERPLHYYRENVDGLRTLLEAAASAGVGRFLFSSSAAVYGMPDVDLVTEETPCRPLSPYGETKLAGEWMVAAAGRAHGMATASLRYFNVAGAASPELGDDGVFNLVPMVFERIMADESPRIFGDDYSTPDGTCVRDYVHVADIASAHAAAAHRLTRDPSAELVLNIGRGEGASVAEMIDIILDVTGRTGLPAVTEARRPGDPARVVASVDGIGKELDWSARHGIRTMIESAWAGWCLRHGRPAST; encoded by the coding sequence ATGACCTGGCTGATCACCGGCGGGGCCGGCTACATCGGATCTCATGTGGTCAAGGAGATGGCGAGCCGGGAGCCCGTCGTCGTCTTCGACGACCTCAGCACCGGCCGGGCCGAGCGGTTGCCGGAAGGAGTACCGCTGGTCGTGGGCTCGGTCCTGGACCGGGAACTGCTCGACCAGGTCCTGGCCGGCCGCGGGGTGACCGGCATCGTGCACATCGCGGGCAAGAAGCAGGTCGCCGAGTCCGTCGAACGTCCGCTTCACTACTACCGCGAGAACGTCGACGGACTGCGCACCCTGCTGGAGGCAGCGGCCTCCGCCGGTGTCGGCCGTTTCCTCTTCTCCTCGTCGGCGGCGGTCTACGGCATGCCCGATGTCGACCTGGTGACAGAGGAGACCCCGTGTCGGCCGCTCAGCCCGTACGGGGAGACGAAGCTGGCCGGGGAATGGATGGTCGCCGCGGCCGGCCGGGCGCACGGTATGGCCACGGCGTCACTGCGCTACTTCAACGTGGCCGGAGCCGCTTCGCCGGAGCTGGGCGACGACGGGGTCTTCAATCTGGTCCCCATGGTCTTCGAACGCATCATGGCCGACGAGTCGCCCCGCATCTTCGGCGACGACTACTCGACACCGGATGGCACCTGTGTCCGCGACTACGTTCACGTCGCGGACATCGCCTCTGCCCATGCAGCCGCCGCCCACCGTCTGACCCGGGATCCGTCCGCGGAGCTGGTCCTGAACATCGGCCGGGGCGAGGGCGCCTCCGTTGCCGAGATGATCGACATCATCCTGGACGTCACCGGCCGCACCGGCCTTCCCGCGGTCACCGAGGCCCGTAGGCCCGGCGACCCGGCCCGGGTGGTTGCGTCCGTGGACGGCATCGGCAAGGAGCTGGACTGGTCGGCTCGGCACGGCATACGCACCATGATTGAGTCGGCCTGGGCGGGTTGGTGCCTCCGGCACGGGCGGCCTGCCTCGACGTGA
- the obgE gene encoding GTPase ObgE has protein sequence MTTFVDRVDLYVAAGNGGHGCASVHREKFKPLGGPDGGNGGRGGDVTLVVDQSVTTLLDYHHSPHRKATNGQPGAGDNRSGKDGQDLVLPVPDGTVVLDRNGNVLADLVGQGTTFVAGQGGRGGLGNAALASARRKAPGFALLGEPGEDRDIVLELKTVADVALVGYPSAGKSSLISVLSAAKPKIADYPFTTLVPNLGVVTAGSTVYTIADVPGLIPGASQGRGLGLEFLRHVERCSVLVHVLDTATLESDRDPVSDLDMIEEELKQYGGLEDRPRIVVLNKIDIPDGHDLADMIRPDLEARGYRVFEASAVARTGLKELSFALAGIVAEARAAKPVEVATRIVIRPKAVDDAGFTVTLEEDGIYRVRGEKPERWVRQTDFNNDEAVGYLADRLNRLGVEAELMKAGARAGDGVAIGAEDNAVVFDWEPTMAAGAEMLGRRGEDHRLEAPRPAAQRRRDREAERDEVQREFDDFNPF, from the coding sequence ATGACCACCTTCGTGGACCGCGTCGATCTGTATGTCGCCGCGGGTAACGGGGGCCACGGCTGCGCCTCCGTTCACCGTGAGAAGTTCAAACCGCTCGGCGGTCCGGACGGCGGCAACGGCGGCCGTGGCGGCGATGTGACCCTGGTCGTCGACCAGTCCGTCACCACGCTCCTCGACTATCACCACAGCCCCCACCGCAAGGCCACCAACGGCCAGCCCGGCGCGGGCGACAACCGTTCCGGCAAGGACGGGCAGGACCTGGTCCTGCCCGTGCCCGACGGCACGGTCGTGCTCGACCGGAACGGCAACGTACTGGCGGACCTGGTCGGCCAGGGCACCACGTTCGTAGCGGGCCAGGGCGGCCGCGGCGGCCTCGGCAACGCCGCGCTGGCCTCCGCCCGCCGCAAGGCCCCCGGCTTCGCGCTGCTCGGCGAGCCCGGTGAGGACCGCGACATCGTCCTGGAGCTCAAGACCGTCGCCGATGTCGCGCTGGTGGGCTACCCGAGCGCCGGCAAGTCCTCGCTGATCTCCGTCCTGTCGGCGGCCAAGCCGAAGATCGCCGACTACCCGTTCACGACCCTCGTGCCGAACCTCGGCGTGGTCACCGCGGGCAGCACCGTCTACACCATCGCCGACGTCCCGGGCCTGATCCCGGGCGCCAGCCAGGGACGCGGCCTCGGCCTGGAGTTCCTGCGGCACGTGGAGCGCTGCTCGGTGCTCGTACACGTACTGGACACCGCGACGCTGGAATCCGACCGCGACCCGGTCTCCGACCTCGACATGATCGAGGAGGAGCTGAAGCAGTACGGCGGCCTGGAGGACCGGCCCCGCATCGTCGTCCTCAACAAGATCGACATCCCGGACGGCCATGACCTCGCCGACATGATCCGTCCCGACCTGGAGGCGCGCGGCTACCGCGTCTTCGAGGCGTCGGCCGTCGCGCGTACCGGTCTGAAGGAGCTCTCCTTCGCGCTCGCGGGCATCGTCGCCGAGGCGCGCGCCGCCAAGCCCGTGGAGGTGGCGACCCGGATCGTCATCCGTCCGAAGGCCGTCGACGACGCGGGCTTCACCGTCACGCTGGAGGAGGACGGCATCTACCGGGTGCGCGGCGAGAAGCCGGAGCGCTGGGTCCGGCAGACGGACTTCAACAACGACGAGGCCGTCGGCTACCTGGCGGACCGCCTCAACCGTCTCGGCGTCGAGGCCGAACTGATGAAGGCCGGCGCCCGTGCGGGTGACGGCGTGGCCATCGGCGCCGAGGACAACGCGGTCGTCTTCGACTGGGAGCCGACCATGGCGGCGGGTGCGGAGATGCTCGGCCGGCGTGGCGAGGACCACCGCCTCGAAGCGCCGCGCCCGGCGGCACAGCGCCGTCGCGACCGCGAGGCCGAACGCGACGAGGTGCAGCGCGAGTTCGACGACTTCAACCCGTTCTAG
- a CDS encoding glycosyltransferase family 1 protein — protein sequence MTDVVMIASSTPRPAVITAALETYRELGARVHLVGSFKSGEMEADLGWTTLHKVPARSSAGKHELRKTEAMPAAERLWFHLEHDPAARAALRTADVVVALDNRAVYSAWRVAQFRRTPEVCFGIAAGLRAVERGRERVGEALPEHAPSPVAVATDGLRRRLRGLPADLLRNATGPLTLRSRVGARAWRAAVSAPGVPDTLRMAAAEQVVEGMWLAGRQSGALVTARAAAGKLSDPAIRARLLNDVAWRGIRSGRTPGNLADAVGAHLDLADAHHAAGDPAEASKALLEAMKLAFHRVVHIDQVTSPLAADPAGFTARFRKSAAARATVEAKGRLSPAAAPPEDRPLRLLVATTANANFLHLIRSHYEANPDVELRFLDMAEHPGMKRLNGAPQRHIEHRLGGDPLFAHAAEQQLRPYLDWADTVFVDWCVAPAALFTAIDPGDTRIIVRLHSYEAFSRWPHMMDFSRVDDLVFVADHIRDLATASIPGLSGERAPRTHVIDNGMDLANFRRMKDPSTRFNLGLVGIGQVAKDPLWALTVLNQLREQDERYRLILIGGDMSKPSNAAKAYSRKLEKALKPLVENGAVVRVGSTDDVAGNLEDVGVILSTSVREGCHVGLMEGAASGAVPVVRDWPFFADGKHGAGTLYPAEWVVGTPEEAVERVLALTASDESWRNAGKLATEHALTTWDWPVVRLDFDRLLFSR from the coding sequence ATGACCGACGTAGTGATGATCGCGAGCTCGACACCCCGTCCGGCCGTGATCACAGCCGCCCTGGAGACATACCGGGAACTGGGCGCCCGGGTTCATCTGGTCGGCAGCTTCAAGTCCGGCGAGATGGAGGCAGACCTGGGCTGGACCACCCTGCACAAGGTGCCTGCCCGCAGCTCGGCGGGTAAGCACGAGTTGCGCAAGACGGAAGCGATGCCCGCCGCCGAGCGGCTCTGGTTCCACCTTGAGCACGACCCGGCCGCCCGTGCGGCCCTGCGCACCGCCGACGTGGTTGTCGCGCTCGACAACCGCGCCGTCTACAGCGCCTGGCGCGTCGCCCAGTTCCGGCGCACGCCGGAGGTGTGCTTCGGGATCGCCGCTGGCCTGCGGGCCGTGGAACGGGGGCGGGAGCGGGTCGGTGAGGCTCTGCCCGAGCACGCGCCGAGCCCGGTGGCCGTGGCCACCGATGGGCTGCGGCGTCGGCTGCGAGGTCTGCCTGCTGATCTGCTGCGTAACGCCACCGGGCCGCTCACCCTGCGCAGCCGGGTCGGTGCCCGGGCCTGGCGTGCCGCCGTTTCCGCACCGGGTGTCCCCGACACCCTGCGCATGGCGGCCGCCGAGCAGGTTGTCGAGGGCATGTGGCTGGCCGGACGCCAGTCCGGAGCACTCGTCACTGCCCGTGCGGCCGCCGGGAAACTTTCCGACCCGGCCATAAGAGCCCGCCTGCTGAACGACGTGGCGTGGAGAGGCATCCGGAGCGGCCGGACTCCCGGCAACCTCGCCGACGCGGTCGGGGCCCACCTGGATCTGGCCGACGCGCATCATGCGGCCGGCGACCCGGCCGAGGCGTCCAAGGCCCTCCTGGAGGCCATGAAACTGGCCTTTCACCGCGTCGTCCATATCGACCAGGTCACCAGCCCTCTGGCCGCGGACCCGGCCGGGTTCACCGCCCGGTTCAGGAAGTCGGCGGCGGCCCGCGCCACGGTCGAGGCGAAGGGCAGGCTGAGCCCGGCCGCCGCCCCGCCGGAGGACCGACCGCTGCGGCTGCTCGTGGCCACCACTGCCAACGCGAACTTCCTGCACCTCATCCGGTCCCACTACGAGGCCAACCCGGACGTCGAGTTGAGGTTCCTCGACATGGCCGAACACCCGGGTATGAAGCGGCTCAACGGCGCTCCCCAACGCCACATCGAGCACCGGCTCGGCGGTGACCCGCTCTTCGCGCACGCCGCCGAGCAACAGCTGAGGCCTTATCTGGACTGGGCCGACACCGTGTTCGTGGACTGGTGCGTGGCTCCGGCAGCTCTCTTCACCGCGATCGACCCGGGCGACACGAGGATTATTGTCCGGCTGCACAGTTACGAGGCGTTCTCGCGGTGGCCCCACATGATGGACTTCTCGCGCGTGGACGACCTGGTGTTCGTCGCGGACCACATCCGGGATCTGGCGACGGCCTCCATTCCCGGGCTCAGCGGGGAGCGAGCCCCCCGCACGCATGTGATCGACAACGGCATGGATCTGGCCAACTTCCGACGCATGAAGGACCCATCCACCCGGTTCAACCTGGGTCTGGTCGGCATCGGACAGGTCGCGAAGGACCCGCTCTGGGCCCTGACCGTCCTCAACCAACTGCGTGAGCAGGACGAGCGCTACCGTCTGATTCTGATCGGCGGGGATATGAGCAAGCCGAGCAACGCGGCCAAGGCGTACTCACGGAAGCTGGAGAAGGCTCTCAAGCCCCTGGTGGAGAACGGAGCAGTTGTACGGGTCGGCTCGACCGACGATGTTGCCGGGAATCTGGAGGACGTCGGCGTCATTCTAAGCACTTCGGTACGCGAGGGCTGCCACGTGGGGCTCATGGAGGGGGCGGCCAGCGGTGCCGTCCCCGTGGTCCGCGACTGGCCGTTTTTCGCCGATGGCAAGCATGGTGCCGGGACTCTCTATCCGGCCGAGTGGGTCGTGGGTACTCCCGAGGAGGCAGTCGAACGTGTGCTTGCCCTCACGGCCTCCGACGAGAGCTGGCGCAACGCCGGAAAGCTGGCCACCGAACATGCGCTGACCACCTGGGACTGGCCGGTCGTCCGCCTGGACTTCGACCGGTTGCTCTTCAGTCGTTAG
- the rplU gene encoding 50S ribosomal protein L21, which yields MYAIVRSGGRQHKVAVGDIVEVDKISTAQVGDTVELSTLLVVDGDAVTSDPWVLAGIKVQAEVVDHHKGAKIDILRYKNKTGYRRRQGHRQQYTAIKVTGIPAAAK from the coding sequence GTGTACGCCATCGTGCGCAGCGGTGGCCGCCAGCACAAGGTTGCTGTCGGTGACATCGTTGAGGTTGACAAGATTTCCACTGCCCAGGTTGGCGACACGGTCGAGCTCTCGACCCTGCTCGTGGTCGACGGCGACGCCGTGACCAGCGACCCGTGGGTGCTGGCCGGGATCAAGGTCCAGGCCGAGGTCGTGGACCACCACAAGGGCGCGAAGATCGACATCCTTCGCTACAAGAACAAGACCGGCTACCGCCGTCGCCAGGGTCACCGCCAGCAGTACACGGCGATCAAGGTCACCGGTATCCCCGCGGCTGCGAAGTAA
- a CDS encoding nucleotide sugar dehydrogenase: MNICVVALGKIGLPLAVQFAAKGHRVIGADVNEKVVELVNEGVEPFPGEHDLDVKLKETVGAGLLTATTDTTSAVAQSEAVVVVVPLFVDGEGTPDFGWMDSATKAIAAGLKPGTLVSYETTLPVGTTRTRWAPMLEEGAGLKAGEDFHLVFSPERVLTGRVFADLRRYPKLVGGIDEASAAHGVSFYESVLDFDNRTDLPRPNGVWDLGTSEASELAKLAETTYRDVNIGLANQFARFADQQNIDVLKVIEACNSQPYSHIHQPGIAVGGHCIPIYPRMYLWNDPSATVVRSAREANAAMPEYAVDLLAAAYGDLDGAGVLVLGAAYRGGVKETAFSGVFPTVEALKARGAVPYVSDPMYTAEELTAHGLVPHEGQTVTAAILQADHAEYRELAAADLPDVRVLVDGRRTTDPANWAGVRRVVIGG, translated from the coding sequence ATGAACATCTGTGTAGTCGCCCTCGGCAAGATCGGTCTGCCGCTCGCCGTGCAGTTCGCCGCCAAGGGCCACCGGGTGATCGGCGCCGACGTCAACGAGAAGGTCGTCGAGCTGGTCAACGAAGGCGTCGAGCCGTTCCCCGGTGAGCACGACCTCGACGTCAAGCTCAAGGAGACCGTCGGGGCGGGGCTGCTGACCGCGACGACGGACACCACGTCCGCGGTCGCGCAGTCCGAGGCCGTCGTGGTCGTCGTACCCCTCTTCGTGGATGGCGAGGGCACGCCGGACTTCGGCTGGATGGACTCCGCGACCAAGGCGATCGCCGCCGGTCTCAAGCCCGGCACCCTGGTCAGCTACGAGACCACGCTGCCGGTCGGCACCACCCGTACCCGCTGGGCGCCGATGCTCGAAGAGGGCGCCGGCCTCAAGGCCGGCGAGGACTTCCACCTGGTGTTCTCCCCGGAGCGGGTGCTCACCGGCCGGGTCTTCGCGGACCTGCGCCGCTACCCGAAGCTGGTCGGTGGGATCGACGAGGCATCGGCCGCGCACGGTGTGTCGTTCTACGAGTCGGTCCTGGACTTTGACAACCGTACGGACCTGCCGCGCCCCAACGGCGTCTGGGACCTGGGCACTTCGGAGGCGTCCGAGCTGGCCAAGCTCGCCGAGACGACCTACCGCGATGTCAACATCGGTCTCGCGAACCAGTTCGCCCGCTTCGCCGACCAGCAGAACATCGATGTCCTCAAGGTCATCGAGGCCTGCAACTCCCAGCCGTACAGCCATATCCACCAGCCGGGCATCGCGGTCGGCGGCCACTGCATCCCGATCTACCCGCGGATGTACCTCTGGAACGACCCCTCGGCCACCGTGGTGCGTTCGGCGCGCGAGGCCAACGCGGCCATGCCGGAGTACGCGGTCGACCTGCTCGCCGCCGCCTACGGCGACCTGGACGGGGCGGGCGTGCTGGTGCTGGGCGCGGCCTACCGCGGCGGCGTGAAGGAGACGGCCTTCTCCGGCGTCTTCCCGACCGTCGAGGCGCTGAAGGCGCGCGGCGCGGTGCCGTACGTCTCGGACCCGATGTACACGGCCGAGGAACTGACCGCGCACGGCCTCGTCCCGCACGAGGGCCAGACCGTCACCGCAGCGATCCTCCAGGCCGACCACGCCGAGTACCGCGAGCTGGCCGCCGCCGACCTGCCGGACGTCCGCGTCCTGGTCGACGGCCGCCGCACGACGGACCCGGCCAACTGGGCGGGCGTCCGCCGCGTTGTCATCGGCGGCTGA
- a CDS encoding glycosyltransferase, translating to MDERSGPRPHLLYFAIGFPPAAKSSAFRMRETANQFAAAGWDVTVVTIAEQSWLRDSGVDHTLSESVDKHVRVVELPLSRADLETDIRLYSEDRALDPGKWLKSYRAEVLKSFPEPVFGGWRGALEQAALDLHRERPADLALASCVPYVQLAAVRRLWDEHQVPYAVDFRDGWSLDVIDGVEAFPKDSEAGRWELSLLEHALSLWVVNDQIADFYRARYPEHADRVHVVRNGYDRDSVPRPPDRAADESGLVFGHLGTVSFSVPLLESVLAAWKTARSREPLLSDARFEVRGHIGAGANREANRHIEVLRSAADDGVVVGGPVPKAEVASVYAAWDALVLVIIGGPYMTSGKVYEYMATGLPVVSMHAADHDASRLLDGHPLWTGPRGLDEEQLADAFCEAARMAVEASPEQRDAARDHGTAYARDSLMATAVQRLTAVALGRQPVLSGGPGA from the coding sequence ATGGACGAGCGAAGCGGACCCCGTCCGCATCTGCTGTATTTCGCCATCGGGTTTCCCCCCGCCGCGAAGAGTTCCGCGTTCCGAATGAGGGAGACCGCCAACCAGTTCGCCGCTGCGGGGTGGGACGTCACCGTGGTCACGATCGCGGAGCAGTCCTGGCTCCGTGACTCCGGCGTGGACCACACGCTCTCGGAGTCCGTGGACAAGCACGTCAGGGTCGTGGAGCTGCCGCTGTCGCGGGCCGACCTGGAGACGGACATTCGTCTGTACTCCGAGGATCGTGCCCTCGACCCGGGCAAGTGGCTGAAGAGCTACCGAGCCGAGGTACTCAAGAGCTTCCCCGAACCGGTCTTCGGGGGCTGGCGCGGAGCTCTGGAACAGGCCGCGCTCGACCTGCATCGCGAGCGGCCGGCCGATCTCGCCCTGGCCAGTTGTGTGCCGTACGTTCAGCTCGCCGCCGTCCGCAGGCTCTGGGACGAGCACCAGGTTCCGTACGCCGTGGACTTCCGCGACGGCTGGTCCCTGGACGTCATCGACGGCGTCGAGGCGTTTCCCAAGGACTCCGAGGCCGGGCGCTGGGAGCTGAGCCTGCTGGAGCACGCTCTGTCACTCTGGGTGGTCAACGACCAGATCGCTGACTTCTACCGCGCCCGCTACCCCGAGCACGCCGACCGTGTCCACGTGGTGCGCAACGGCTACGATCGGGACAGCGTGCCCCGGCCGCCGGACCGCGCAGCCGACGAGAGCGGCCTGGTCTTCGGTCACCTGGGCACGGTCAGCTTCTCCGTACCGCTGTTGGAGTCGGTGCTCGCCGCGTGGAAGACCGCGCGCAGCCGGGAACCGCTCCTCTCCGACGCCCGGTTCGAAGTGCGCGGACACATCGGTGCCGGAGCCAACCGCGAGGCCAACCGGCACATCGAGGTGCTCCGCAGCGCGGCCGACGACGGCGTGGTCGTGGGCGGTCCGGTACCGAAGGCAGAGGTCGCCAGTGTCTACGCCGCGTGGGACGCGCTGGTGCTCGTGATCATCGGCGGCCCGTACATGACTTCCGGCAAGGTCTACGAATACATGGCCACCGGACTGCCGGTCGTTTCCATGCACGCGGCGGACCACGACGCCTCACGGCTGCTGGACGGTCACCCGCTGTGGACCGGCCCCCGCGGACTGGACGAGGAACAACTGGCCGACGCGTTCTGCGAGGCTGCCCGCATGGCGGTGGAAGCCTCGCCCGAACAACGCGACGCCGCCCGTGACCACGGAACCGCTTACGCCCGTGATTCCCTGATGGCAACCGCCGTACAGCGTCTGACCGCTGTGGCACTCGGCCGGCAGCCCGTACTTTCCGGAGGTCCCGGCGCATGA
- the rpmA gene encoding 50S ribosomal protein L27: MAHKKGASSTRNGRDSNAQRLGVKRFGGQAVNAGEILVRQRGTHFHPGTGVGRGGDDTLFALAAGAVEFGTHRGRKVVNIVPIAG; this comes from the coding sequence ATGGCACACAAGAAGGGCGCATCGTCCACCCGGAACGGGCGCGATTCCAATGCTCAGCGGCTCGGCGTGAAGCGCTTCGGCGGTCAGGCCGTCAACGCCGGTGAGATCCTGGTCCGCCAGCGCGGCACCCACTTCCACCCGGGCACGGGCGTCGGCCGTGGCGGCGACGACACGCTGTTCGCACTCGCCGCCGGTGCGGTCGAGTTCGGCACGCACCGTGGCCGCAAGGTCGTGAACATCGTTCCGATCGCCGGCTGA
- a CDS encoding acyltransferase: MRPVWRSTQSCAASCSSRGPDSASQFGVKARCVVGRGAYVGTGVRIGNNVKLQNYALVYEPAELGDGVFVGPAVVLTNGHNPRSVDSDGRQKRGGDWEAVGVKVAEGASLGARSVCVAPVRAGRWAMVAAGAVVTKDVLDFALAVGVPARQIGWVGRSGVRLVAREGEPDVWECPQTGALYEEKDGVLTERRAGPHSCPAALCGQTGSGRGRGPVMNRALAPAHGRGL, from the coding sequence GTGCGCCCGGTATGGCGAAGCACCCAGTCCTGTGCGGCTTCCTGCTCGTCGCGGGGTCCGGATTCAGCGTCACAATTCGGGGTCAAGGCCCGTTGCGTAGTCGGCCGCGGCGCGTACGTCGGCACGGGCGTACGGATCGGCAACAACGTCAAGCTGCAGAACTACGCCCTCGTGTACGAACCCGCCGAACTCGGTGACGGCGTCTTCGTCGGGCCAGCCGTGGTCCTCACCAACGGCCACAACCCGCGATCGGTCGATTCTGACGGCAGGCAGAAGCGCGGCGGCGACTGGGAGGCCGTCGGAGTGAAGGTCGCCGAGGGTGCCTCACTCGGTGCGCGGTCCGTGTGTGTCGCCCCGGTACGGGCTGGCCGGTGGGCCATGGTGGCGGCCGGGGCCGTGGTCACCAAGGATGTCCTGGACTTCGCGCTGGCTGTCGGGGTACCTGCCCGGCAGATCGGCTGGGTGGGGCGTAGCGGGGTCCGACTGGTGGCGCGCGAGGGTGAGCCGGACGTGTGGGAGTGCCCGCAGACCGGTGCGCTGTACGAGGAGAAGGACGGGGTACTCACGGAACGCCGAGCCGGGCCGCATTCCTGCCCGGCGGCTCTCTGCGGCCAGACAGGAAGCGGCAGGGGCCGCGGCCCGGTAATGAACCGGGCCCTGGCCCCTGCGCACGGTCGTGGACTCTAA